In Treponema sp. OMZ 798, the following proteins share a genomic window:
- a CDS encoding TatD family hydrolase, translating to MFSDSHAHFFMIFKRNEGDPSFLHTMEERKFRFAMDIGTEPGDLGPRQRFISQVFEEKMPGQMPVSLSCPESLHLPSFLHFAAGLWPHASSIAEPEKALKALKADIDTLFLQKAESEKTHPGKPFYCSLGECGLDRFWNGPACEKRGENLNPDERGTANIEGEEFLFKEQLKIAKEKNLSVIVHSRDAYEDTLKCIDEIGHHKGIIHCYSYGLKEAYSFLERGWYISFPGNITYAKKQADKDRIAELVRAIPADKLLLETDAPYLAPVPFRGKINTPLLIEYTYAAVSEILGKSMEDLAEQVYQNCCSCFLVK from the coding sequence ATGTTTTCTGACTCTCATGCACATTTTTTTATGATTTTTAAACGAAATGAAGGCGATCCTTCGTTTTTACATACAATGGAAGAGCGCAAATTCAGGTTTGCTATGGACATAGGTACAGAGCCCGGAGATCTGGGGCCCAGACAGAGGTTTATTTCGCAAGTTTTTGAAGAAAAAATGCCCGGGCAAATGCCTGTTTCTTTGTCCTGCCCGGAATCCTTGCATTTGCCCTCATTTTTACACTTTGCGGCAGGTCTTTGGCCCCATGCTTCAAGCATTGCCGAGCCTGAAAAAGCTCTCAAGGCTTTAAAAGCCGACATTGACACTCTCTTTTTGCAAAAGGCCGAATCGGAAAAAACTCATCCGGGTAAGCCCTTTTATTGCTCCCTTGGAGAATGCGGGCTTGACCGCTTTTGGAACGGCCCTGCCTGCGAAAAAAGAGGAGAGAATTTAAACCCCGATGAACGAGGAACTGCCAACATAGAAGGGGAGGAGTTTCTATTTAAAGAACAGCTAAAAATTGCAAAAGAAAAAAATCTTTCGGTCATAGTTCATTCAAGGGATGCTTATGAAGATACCTTAAAATGTATTGATGAGATAGGCCATCACAAGGGGATAATTCACTGCTATTCCTACGGTCTTAAAGAGGCTTATTCCTTTTTGGAAAGGGGCTGGTATATTTCCTTTCCCGGAAACATAACCTATGCAAAAAAGCAGGCCGATAAGGACAGGATTGCCGAGCTTGTGAGGGCAATTCCTGCCGATAAGCTCTTGCTTGAAACCGATGCTCCCTATCTTGCTCCCGTTCCTTTTAGGGGAAAGATAAATACTCCTCTTTTGATAGAATACACCTATGCTGCCGTTTCAGAAATCTTAGGTAAGTCTATGGAGGACTTGGCCGAGCAGGTTTATCAAAACTGCTGTTCCTGTTTTTTGGTAAAGTGA
- a CDS encoding septal ring lytic transglycosylase RlpA family protein yields the protein MKKAILILILSLALTHFLTGQGEIISEETYASYYGEAFNGRPTANGEIFDMNAYTAAHKTLPFGTLVEVTNLENGKKVIVRINDRGPFVGNREIDVSKAAAAALDMLAHGVVRVSLKKINPNDMGSFTDVKTKEETGTRAKDLVKTEKKTVQAPNYTEFNTRNQSLVYTPAKASETPGILWRIQLGAFKREENALRLVKKLRKIGFEPAYEKTETTTRVVLYGIRPQDLEKVKRVLELNSFNDYILRQESW from the coding sequence ATGAAAAAAGCAATCCTTATATTAATTTTGTCCTTAGCTCTTACTCATTTTTTAACCGGACAGGGAGAAATTATAAGCGAGGAAACTTATGCTTCGTACTATGGGGAAGCCTTTAACGGAAGGCCTACCGCAAACGGAGAAATCTTTGATATGAATGCTTACACGGCGGCTCATAAGACCCTTCCCTTCGGTACCCTTGTTGAGGTTACAAACTTAGAAAACGGAAAAAAGGTCATCGTAAGAATAAACGATAGAGGTCCCTTTGTAGGCAACCGCGAAATAGATGTTTCAAAGGCTGCAGCCGCCGCCTTGGATATGTTAGCCCACGGAGTTGTAAGAGTAAGCCTAAAAAAGATAAATCCGAATGATATGGGTTCTTTTACGGATGTTAAAACTAAAGAAGAAACCGGCACGAGAGCAAAGGACTTGGTAAAAACGGAAAAAAAGACTGTACAAGCTCCAAATTATACGGAATTTAATACAAGGAATCAAAGCCTTGTTTATACGCCTGCTAAAGCTTCGGAAACACCGGGAATTTTATGGCGAATTCAGCTGGGAGCATTTAAGCGTGAAGAAAATGCCCTAAGGCTTGTCAAAAAATTAAGAAAGATAGGTTTTGAACCTGCTTATGAAAAAACGGAAACGACCACCAGAGTTGTTTTATACGGAATAAGACCTCAGGACCTCGAAAAAGTAAAAAGAGTGCTTGAGCTCAATTCTTTTAACGATTATATATTACGCCAAGAAAGTTGGTAA
- a CDS encoding omptin family outer membrane protease: MRDFYRRIIIFLILFISAKTVIGEEGRYSFNLSVSPSLIAGSGFEYVFRSDSLIKSKLDWPILPAGGLTACTEFKLKNGFYLSFFSSFIIPSYSGKMFDYDYLNPYDPSMLTKFSEHKAYIKKGLDLSLNLGFMKPLVVYKTYSDKKIKIYCSPSIGIRYILNSWDAVDGYRKYPPDTNPPSPVLPDTPITPMTGLGIRYSQTFILPSIGILFRFELPRYWKIDLSTQLCPNALGFAEDFHYMRGVEGLKFVDVFKKKNLSFYLYLSAEKKLSKFFSFFSSVDYTSITAYNGKSFVYFLKSGLLKEVSASGSAGASLHYARINLGFIFYILK, encoded by the coding sequence ATGAGGGATTTTTACAGGCGGATAATTATTTTTCTTATTCTTTTTATAAGTGCTAAAACTGTCATAGGTGAAGAAGGAAGATATTCATTTAACCTTTCTGTTTCTCCGTCTTTGATAGCAGGCTCCGGTTTCGAGTATGTCTTTAGAAGTGATTCACTAATTAAAAGCAAGCTTGATTGGCCTATTTTGCCTGCCGGAGGCCTTACTGCCTGTACCGAATTTAAACTTAAAAACGGCTTTTACCTTTCCTTTTTTTCTTCATTTATAATTCCTTCTTATTCCGGAAAGATGTTTGATTATGACTACCTTAATCCCTATGATCCTTCAATGTTAACTAAATTTTCGGAGCACAAGGCCTATATTAAAAAGGGTCTGGATTTAAGTTTAAACCTGGGTTTTATGAAACCTCTTGTTGTGTATAAAACATATTCGGATAAAAAAATAAAAATCTATTGTTCCCCTTCCATAGGAATAAGGTATATTTTAAATTCATGGGATGCAGTAGACGGCTATCGTAAGTATCCTCCTGATACAAATCCGCCAAGTCCGGTTTTACCCGATACTCCTATAACTCCTATGACAGGACTAGGAATCAGGTACAGCCAAACCTTTATTTTGCCTAGTATAGGAATTCTATTTAGATTTGAGCTTCCACGATATTGGAAGATTGATTTGTCTACTCAGCTTTGTCCTAATGCCCTAGGCTTTGCAGAGGATTTCCATTATATGAGGGGTGTTGAAGGTTTAAAATTTGTAGATGTTTTTAAAAAGAAAAATCTGTCTTTTTATTTATATCTTTCGGCAGAGAAAAAGCTTTCAAAGTTTTTTTCTTTTTTTTCTTCCGTTGATTACACCTCGATAACGGCTTATAACGGAAAATCCTTTGTTTATTTTCTTAAGTCCGGATTATTAAAAGAGGTGTCTGCTTCAGGGTCTGCCGGGGCTTCCCTGCATTATGCCCGTATCAATTTAGGCTTTATATTTTATATACTAAAATAG
- a CDS encoding type II secretion system protein GspD, which yields MKKKAVLFILFFSVCMVYGQEGIKDIKSEKYELKYIEVKKFIDALPEELKKQKINILTDINGFIIRCTQEEQKIVEEYIKILDIEKEERAILLKYISSEELLKHLPPAVNKESIVVTGNPNLIFFRGSNIKREKFLKEMELIDRPKAQIRYQLLVVQYEKSENINWAKSLEVKKTKGKPMSEFSGIMSNIFNINFDIVSKFGYQFIAKLNFELAENKARVLADTTLNGITGEEVKFQNTNTFRYIDKTLDSNGKPLYGSVREITSGLLLNIKGNVSGDGMITMEVNAQVSKQGSGGVTSGVLPPTSEKIVRTKVRTPSGKPIIIGGLLQVEQNSSEKKIPGLGDIPIAGLAFKDINGSETVTEMVIYIVPYIHREREKVKSKKERLIRLYKKYIEGEDKE from the coding sequence ATGAAAAAGAAGGCCGTTTTATTTATTTTATTTTTCTCGGTATGTATGGTATATGGGCAAGAAGGAATTAAAGATATAAAAAGTGAAAAATATGAATTAAAGTATATTGAAGTAAAAAAATTTATAGATGCATTGCCTGAAGAACTGAAAAAACAAAAAATAAATATTTTGACGGATATAAACGGATTTATAATAAGATGTACTCAGGAAGAACAAAAAATAGTGGAAGAATATATAAAGATACTGGATATAGAAAAAGAAGAGAGAGCGATATTATTAAAATATATATCTTCGGAGGAATTGTTAAAACATCTTCCACCTGCCGTAAATAAAGAAAGTATAGTAGTAACCGGAAATCCCAATTTAATATTTTTTAGAGGGAGCAATATAAAGAGGGAAAAGTTTTTAAAAGAAATGGAGCTGATAGATAGACCTAAGGCACAGATACGGTATCAGCTATTGGTAGTGCAATATGAAAAAAGTGAAAATATAAACTGGGCAAAAAGTCTTGAAGTAAAAAAAACTAAGGGAAAGCCTATGAGTGAGTTTTCAGGTATAATGAGTAATATATTTAATATAAACTTTGATATAGTCAGCAAATTCGGTTATCAATTTATAGCAAAACTTAATTTTGAATTAGCTGAAAATAAGGCAAGAGTTTTAGCGGATACGACATTAAACGGAATAACGGGAGAAGAAGTAAAATTTCAAAATACAAATACATTCAGATATATAGATAAAACACTTGATTCAAACGGTAAACCCTTATATGGTTCTGTAAGAGAGATAACATCTGGGTTATTACTTAATATAAAAGGAAATGTATCCGGAGACGGAATGATAACTATGGAAGTAAATGCACAAGTATCAAAACAGGGGTCAGGCGGAGTTACAAGCGGTGTTTTACCTCCAACATCCGAAAAAATAGTAAGAACAAAGGTGCGGACTCCTTCCGGTAAGCCGATTATAATAGGCGGACTATTACAGGTTGAACAAAACTCAAGCGAAAAGAAAATACCCGGTTTGGGAGACATACCGATAGCAGGATTGGCTTTTAAAGATATAAATGGCTCTGAAACTGTAACTGAAATGGTCATCTACATAGTGCCGTACATACATCGAGAAAGAGAGAAAGTAAAGAGTAAGAAAGAAAGGCTTATAAGGCTCTATAAAAAATACATAGAAGGAGAAGATAAAGAATGA
- a CDS encoding FlgD immunoglobulin-like domain containing protein, which yields MIFLKFGLKAKVFFVLCFFLIGTAVFAYDPLPGGEEKPTLQSPAVAGGQNSVTGGPFGDTVPGSLAVNPALGGAEQRPILDASYFLIAGLGKEKGFGHAANAALLYPFRWGNIAGSLHFLNAEFDSLKLGTMGGLRFSYSKDLTEKLSVGVGSYADFGKDWGLGLDIGALYMFGDLGFLKNSKLGVSITGLGKTYNPKATGIKGGASSGSPAIITPRAGFAATLVDIDGFQLGMHTDLSAPFFQNLVINTGLHMLMADMISFKTGFVINTLEAIHKKQSFIPSFNIGVNIKIKSQGTKDSFLKKNGWEENEIRPEFAAKPFHNGIWAFGGGVNVHFGLKDNEGPKIQAEMPESGILYFSPNNDGENDAMEIPLKITDKRYVTAWSCEIKDEKGNTVRTISNKIPLREMKDAASFFKLLGKSKEGVEVPGALRWDGRTDSGETAPDGKYSFIIRAQDDNKNKSESQIYTAHIDKTPPSLTFNKPQTQDALIFSPDGDGNKDVFIFDNTGSNEDLWTASISNAQGKVIRTIQVKDKALSPLSWDGKDDAGIFVPDGVYSYKIESMDRAKNKTVSNLSNIIVDTYKPSININIDKNAFSPASKSNNKINFIPSIPITKGLEEWKIEVKNQAGAAVKTYAGSPSKIEPKTFDGKDEEGKLLPEGSYKAFISARYINGHAPSTQTPSFTLDITPPKAEASASQKLFSPDGDGELDTLIFTHKEEKPGTWIAEIYRASSEDSLAGNTADILAGKPAGTPIFTNSFGDKLPPQFEWNGRKTDGSFAEDGKYIYVLRGVDEAQNEALSNAVLVELNTEKADIILQSNYTAFSPNNDGVKDSIEFYPVVKSKTKVDSYAVNIKDSKGKLIKTYKGNTSPKKITWNGQADEKPIVPDGLYSAEFEVELANKNKAKSIISSIMIDTVYPEIQISAPYLAFSPVEGNNKPNLPIDQISSSEKEWTGRFVDSKNKTVKTLRWKDKADKFIWEADDDTGNKVPDEKYTYIAEAEDEAGNKTVQKLEGIIVDRRQAKGYITAEHKVFSPTGNGIKDVQNISVLTNIDAEIDNWNIQVSDVESGKFFAEWSSKKEEKLPKKLVWDGKSGSSKAPDGRYMATMYIEYKKGDIVTAFTDAFILSTQAPKIGVSTSPKYFSPDNDGTDDDLYISLKADSKAGIENWKFEIAEPEENGGKLFWQTSGKEKITKELIWDGRSLSGETVQSATDYPFTFTVTDKVGLTSVYRGYIPVDILVIRDGDKLKIAVPSIIFRANAADFNGLDQAIVDKNKNILKRIAVILNKFPEYQVQVEGHANTTTGTEKEETAALLPLSKLRADAVRQFLIKEGVRSSRLSSVGMGSSKPVASLSDRDNWWKNRRVEFILIKQ from the coding sequence ATGATTTTTTTAAAATTCGGTTTAAAAGCGAAAGTTTTTTTTGTTTTATGCTTTTTTTTGATCGGAACGGCTGTCTTTGCCTATGATCCTCTTCCCGGGGGGGAAGAAAAACCTACACTGCAATCCCCGGCGGTTGCCGGAGGACAGAACTCGGTTACGGGAGGTCCCTTCGGAGATACGGTACCGGGCAGTTTGGCTGTCAACCCGGCCCTAGGCGGGGCAGAACAAAGGCCGATTCTGGACGCTTCATACTTTTTGATTGCAGGGCTCGGCAAAGAAAAGGGCTTCGGCCACGCAGCCAATGCTGCCCTCCTCTACCCCTTTAGATGGGGAAACATTGCGGGAAGCCTTCACTTTTTAAATGCAGAATTTGATTCCTTAAAACTTGGAACAATGGGAGGCTTACGCTTTTCATATTCAAAGGATTTAACCGAAAAACTTTCAGTAGGCGTAGGCTCTTATGCGGACTTCGGAAAGGACTGGGGGCTGGGCCTTGATATAGGAGCCCTTTATATGTTCGGCGACCTAGGATTTTTAAAAAACTCCAAGCTGGGCGTTTCAATAACGGGCTTAGGCAAAACCTACAATCCCAAGGCAACAGGAATAAAGGGAGGAGCTTCAAGCGGAAGCCCTGCAATAATCACTCCGAGAGCAGGCTTTGCTGCAACCTTGGTCGATATTGACGGCTTCCAACTCGGAATGCACACAGATCTTTCAGCTCCCTTTTTCCAAAATCTTGTCATTAATACCGGACTTCACATGCTCATGGCCGACATGATATCCTTTAAAACAGGCTTTGTAATCAACACACTTGAAGCAATCCATAAAAAACAAAGCTTCATCCCTTCCTTTAACATAGGGGTAAATATAAAAATCAAATCTCAAGGAACAAAGGATTCCTTTTTAAAGAAAAACGGCTGGGAAGAAAACGAAATCCGTCCCGAATTTGCTGCAAAGCCCTTCCATAACGGAATTTGGGCCTTCGGCGGAGGGGTCAACGTTCACTTCGGTCTAAAGGACAACGAAGGACCTAAAATTCAAGCCGAAATGCCCGAAAGCGGCATCCTATATTTTTCTCCCAATAATGACGGAGAAAACGATGCCATGGAAATCCCCTTAAAAATTACGGACAAGCGCTATGTAACGGCTTGGAGCTGCGAAATAAAGGATGAAAAAGGAAACACTGTCCGCACAATTTCCAATAAAATCCCCTTACGCGAAATGAAGGATGCAGCCTCGTTCTTTAAGCTTTTAGGAAAATCCAAAGAAGGCGTTGAAGTGCCCGGCGCCCTCCGCTGGGATGGACGAACCGATTCGGGAGAAACAGCCCCCGACGGCAAGTACAGTTTTATAATAAGAGCGCAGGATGACAACAAAAATAAATCGGAGTCTCAAATTTACACGGCTCATATCGATAAAACGCCTCCTTCTCTTACATTTAATAAACCGCAAACTCAGGATGCCCTCATTTTCAGTCCTGACGGTGACGGAAACAAGGATGTCTTTATCTTTGATAACACAGGTTCAAATGAAGACCTTTGGACGGCAAGTATCAGCAACGCCCAAGGCAAGGTTATAAGAACAATTCAAGTTAAGGATAAGGCTCTTTCTCCCTTAAGCTGGGACGGAAAAGACGATGCAGGAATTTTTGTACCGGACGGAGTTTACAGCTACAAAATAGAATCCATGGACAGGGCAAAAAACAAAACGGTCTCTAATCTTTCAAATATAATTGTAGACACCTACAAACCCTCGATTAACATAAATATCGATAAAAATGCTTTTTCTCCTGCAAGCAAATCGAATAACAAGATAAACTTCATTCCTTCTATTCCGATTACCAAGGGTCTTGAAGAATGGAAGATTGAAGTAAAAAATCAGGCTGGAGCAGCCGTAAAAACATATGCAGGCAGCCCGTCAAAAATCGAGCCTAAAACCTTTGACGGAAAGGACGAGGAAGGAAAGCTCTTGCCGGAAGGCTCGTACAAGGCCTTTATTTCAGCAAGGTATATAAACGGACATGCTCCTTCAACTCAAACACCATCATTCACCTTGGACATTACACCGCCCAAGGCCGAAGCCTCTGCATCTCAAAAGCTCTTTTCTCCCGACGGGGACGGAGAGCTCGATACTCTCATTTTTACTCACAAGGAAGAAAAACCGGGAACATGGATTGCAGAAATATATAGGGCCTCAAGCGAAGACAGCCTTGCAGGCAATACTGCCGATATCCTTGCAGGCAAACCTGCCGGCACACCGATTTTTACAAACAGCTTCGGCGATAAACTCCCGCCTCAATTTGAGTGGAACGGAAGAAAAACCGACGGCAGCTTTGCCGAAGACGGTAAGTACATCTATGTATTAAGGGGAGTTGACGAGGCTCAAAACGAAGCTCTTTCAAATGCCGTACTTGTAGAGCTCAATACCGAAAAAGCCGATATAATTCTTCAATCAAATTATACGGCCTTTTCTCCCAACAACGACGGGGTAAAGGACAGCATAGAATTCTATCCTGTCGTAAAATCAAAAACTAAGGTAGACTCATACGCGGTAAACATTAAAGATTCAAAGGGCAAGCTTATCAAGACCTACAAGGGCAATACCTCTCCAAAGAAAATAACTTGGAACGGTCAAGCTGATGAGAAACCGATAGTACCTGACGGCCTTTACTCTGCCGAATTTGAAGTTGAGCTTGCAAATAAAAACAAGGCAAAATCAATTATTTCGTCGATAATGATAGACACGGTTTATCCCGAAATTCAAATTTCGGCTCCCTATTTGGCCTTTTCTCCTGTAGAAGGAAACAACAAGCCCAACCTTCCCATAGATCAAATTTCTTCTTCCGAAAAAGAATGGACAGGCCGATTTGTCGATTCAAAAAACAAAACGGTAAAAACCCTAAGGTGGAAGGATAAGGCGGATAAGTTTATCTGGGAAGCAGATGACGATACCGGCAATAAGGTGCCTGACGAAAAATACACCTACATAGCCGAAGCCGAAGATGAGGCCGGAAACAAAACCGTCCAAAAACTTGAAGGCATCATTGTAGACCGCCGTCAGGCCAAGGGCTACATAACCGCCGAACATAAGGTATTTTCTCCCACAGGCAACGGAATAAAGGATGTTCAAAACATTTCGGTTCTTACCAATATTGATGCCGAAATCGACAACTGGAATATACAGGTTTCGGATGTGGAAAGCGGAAAGTTTTTTGCCGAATGGAGCTCCAAAAAAGAAGAAAAGCTGCCTAAAAAACTTGTATGGGACGGCAAGAGCGGAAGCTCTAAGGCTCCTGACGGCAGGTACATGGCAACCATGTACATAGAGTACAAAAAAGGCGATATTGTAACGGCCTTTACCGATGCCTTCATCCTTTCAACTCAGGCTCCGAAAATAGGTGTCAGTACAAGTCCCAAGTACTTTAGTCCCGACAATGACGGCACCGATGACGATCTATACATAAGTCTAAAAGCCGATTCGAAGGCCGGTATCGAAAACTGGAAGTTTGAAATTGCCGAGCCTGAAGAAAACGGAGGCAAACTTTTCTGGCAAACTTCCGGAAAGGAAAAGATAACAAAGGAACTTATCTGGGACGGCCGCTCTCTTTCAGGCGAAACCGTTCAGTCTGCAACCGACTATCCTTTTACCTTTACCGTGACCGATAAGGTAGGATTAACTTCGGTTTACAGGGGCTATATTCCTGTAGACATCCTTGTTATAAGGGACGGGGATAAACTTAAAATAGCCGTACCTTCGATTATCTTTAGAGCAAATGCGGCCGACTTTAACGGTCTCGATCAGGCAATTGTCGATAAAAATAAGAATATCCTAAAAAGAATTGCCGTTATCCTAAACAAATTCCCCGAATATCAGGTTCAGGTTGAAGGACACGCAAACACGACTACCGGTACCGAAAAAGAAGAAACGGCGGCCCTTCTCCCCTTATCAAAGCTGAGAGCAGACGCTGTGCGTCAATTCCTCATAAAGGAGGGAGTAAGAAGTTCCCGCCTTTCTTCTGTCGGAATGGGAAGCTCAAAACCTGTAGCTTCTTTGAGCGATAGAGACAACTGGTGGAAAAACCGCCGAGTAGAATTTATTTTGATTAAGCAGTAA
- a CDS encoding glucose-1-phosphate adenylyltransferase, with the protein MAKVLSIILGGGKGTRLYPLTMHRSKPAVPFGGKHRIIDIPLSNCINSGFRNIYIITQFNSASLHIHIAKAYTFDSFSNGFVEILAAEQTFDNTGWYEGTADSIRKNLHHFRHQNPSHYLILAGDQLYRMDLKKFLNFHKESGSDITVACTPVTREDASGFGIMKVNSDSVITEFMEKPGTEKNIDDWKIPGKSLIKPDDPNKQYLASMGIYIFGAKVMEECLDSDHTDFGKEVIPAAINGGYKVSAFPHNGYWSDIGTIKSFYDATLDLTEIKPQFDFYDADSPIYTHNRNLPPSKVNYAHLSRSMCSDGCVITNATINHSVIGVRSIIESGSFVEDSICMGADYYETHEEKEARLKEGGPNLGIGNHCRIRSAIIDKNVRIGNNVSIGMDQTPPDGDYGFYHVIDGIYVIVKNSIIPDNTSI; encoded by the coding sequence ATGGCAAAAGTTCTTTCCATAATATTGGGAGGCGGAAAAGGAACACGTCTTTATCCGCTTACTATGCATCGGTCTAAACCGGCCGTACCTTTCGGAGGTAAACATCGAATTATCGATATCCCTCTTTCGAACTGTATAAATTCCGGTTTTAGGAACATTTATATTATAACACAGTTTAACTCGGCATCTTTGCATATCCATATTGCAAAGGCCTATACCTTCGACAGTTTTTCAAACGGCTTTGTCGAAATTCTTGCAGCCGAACAAACTTTTGATAATACGGGATGGTATGAAGGAACGGCTGACTCTATCAGAAAAAATCTTCATCATTTCAGACATCAAAATCCCTCTCATTATTTGATTCTTGCAGGAGATCAGCTGTACCGCATGGATCTAAAAAAATTTTTAAATTTTCATAAAGAATCGGGATCCGATATTACCGTTGCCTGCACACCCGTAACACGGGAAGATGCTTCAGGTTTCGGAATTATGAAGGTAAACTCGGATTCGGTAATTACCGAGTTTATGGAAAAACCGGGCACCGAAAAAAATATAGACGATTGGAAAATTCCCGGAAAATCTCTTATCAAGCCTGATGATCCGAATAAACAATATCTGGCTTCTATGGGTATCTATATTTTTGGTGCAAAAGTTATGGAAGAATGTTTAGACAGCGATCATACCGACTTCGGAAAAGAAGTAATTCCTGCAGCAATAAACGGGGGATACAAGGTTTCAGCCTTTCCTCATAACGGATATTGGTCAGATATAGGAACAATCAAGTCTTTTTATGATGCAACCCTTGACCTCACCGAAATAAAACCTCAATTCGACTTTTATGATGCCGACAGCCCGATATACACACATAACCGAAACTTACCTCCATCAAAGGTAAACTATGCACATTTAAGCAGGTCTATGTGCAGTGACGGCTGCGTTATCACAAATGCAACCATAAATCATTCTGTCATAGGAGTCCGTTCAATTATAGAATCAGGCAGCTTTGTAGAAGACTCCATCTGTATGGGTGCCGACTATTACGAAACCCATGAAGAAAAAGAAGCCCGCTTAAAAGAAGGAGGGCCTAACTTGGGCATAGGAAATCATTGCCGTATACGCTCTGCAATAATAGACAAAAATGTTCGTATAGGCAATAACGTATCCATAGGTATGGACCAAACACCTCCCGACGGCGACTACGGCTTCTATCATGTTATAGACGGAATATACGTTATAGTAAAAAATTCTATAATACCTGATAATACTTCAATATAA